A region of Pseudomonas sp. Marseille-Q3773 DNA encodes the following proteins:
- a CDS encoding LysR substrate-binding domain-containing protein, producing MSRQLPPLYALRAFEAAARLSSFTRAGEELSITQSAISRHIRTLEDHFACRLFMRNGRSLQLTEAARVLLPGVREGFAALERACESLRGEDGILRMKAPSTLTMRWLLARLSRFRHLQPGNEVQLTSAWMDVDHVDFSNEPFDCAVLLSDGVFPPDWEVRRLFAELLIPVGAPDLLADGPWDERRLAGIELLHPTPDKRDWRAWLERMGLGDQVSLKGGQVFDTLELGMIAAARGYGISMGDLLMVAEDVAQGRLSLPWPTAVPSGMDYYMVWPRTRPGGERLRRLSRFLQDEAAAVDLPDVQILPTL from the coding sequence ATGTCACGTCAGCTTCCTCCGTTGTATGCCCTGCGCGCATTCGAAGCCGCCGCCCGGCTGAGCTCGTTCACCCGTGCCGGTGAGGAGCTGTCGATCACCCAGAGCGCGATCAGCCGGCATATCCGTACATTGGAAGACCATTTCGCCTGTCGCCTGTTCATGCGCAATGGCCGCAGCCTGCAACTGACCGAAGCAGCGCGGGTGCTGCTGCCAGGCGTGCGGGAAGGCTTCGCTGCGCTGGAGCGGGCCTGCGAGAGCTTGCGTGGCGAGGACGGCATCCTGCGCATGAAGGCGCCTTCGACCCTGACCATGCGCTGGCTGCTGGCGCGGCTGAGCCGCTTCCGGCACCTGCAACCCGGCAACGAAGTGCAACTGACCAGTGCCTGGATGGACGTTGATCATGTGGACTTCAGCAACGAACCGTTCGACTGTGCGGTGCTGCTCAGCGACGGCGTGTTTCCGCCGGACTGGGAGGTGCGCCGGTTGTTCGCCGAACTGCTGATCCCGGTAGGTGCGCCGGACTTGCTCGCAGATGGCCCATGGGACGAACGACGGCTGGCCGGTATCGAGCTGCTGCACCCGACGCCGGACAAGCGCGACTGGCGCGCCTGGCTCGAGCGCATGGGCCTCGGCGACCAGGTTTCGCTCAAGGGCGGGCAGGTATTCGATACCCTGGAACTCGGCATGATCGCGGCCGCGCGCGGCTACGGCATCTCCATGGGAGACCTGCTGATGGTCGCCGAGGACGTGGCCCAGGGGCGCCTGAGCCTGCCGTGGCCGACCGCCGTTCCCAGCGGCATGGACTATTACATGGTGTGGCCGCGTACCCGCCCGGGCGGGGAGCGCTTGCGGCGCCTGAGCAGGTTCCTGCAGGACGAAGCGGCGGCGGTGGACCTGCCCGATGTGCAGATCCTGCCGACGCTTTGA
- a CDS encoding xanthine phosphoribosyltransferase, producing the protein MEALHQKIREEGIVLSDQVLKVDAFLNHQIDPALMQLIGDEFARRFADAGVTKIVTIEASGIAPAVMTGLKLGVPVIFARKHQSLTLTENLLTASVYSFTKQTENTVAISPRHLNSSDRVLVIDDFLANGKASQALISIIKQAGATVAGLGIVIEKSFQGGRAELDSQGYRVESLARVKSLEGGVVSFIE; encoded by the coding sequence GTGGAAGCACTGCACCAGAAGATTCGCGAAGAAGGCATCGTGCTTTCCGATCAGGTTCTCAAAGTCGATGCGTTTCTCAACCATCAGATCGACCCAGCGCTGATGCAACTGATCGGTGACGAGTTCGCCCGCCGGTTCGCCGACGCCGGCGTGACCAAGATCGTCACCATCGAGGCCTCAGGCATCGCCCCGGCAGTGATGACCGGCCTGAAGCTGGGCGTGCCGGTGATCTTCGCCCGCAAGCACCAGTCGCTGACCCTGACCGAAAACCTGCTGACCGCCTCGGTGTATTCCTTCACCAAGCAGACCGAGAACACCGTGGCCATTTCGCCACGCCACCTCAACAGCAGCGACCGCGTCCTGGTGATCGACGACTTTCTGGCCAATGGCAAGGCGTCGCAGGCACTGATCTCGATCATCAAGCAGGCCGGCGCGACCGTGGCCGGCCTGGGCATCGTCATCGAGAAGTCGTTCCAGGGCGGCCGTGCCGAGCTGGACAGCCAGGGCTACCGCGTTGAATCGCTGGCCCGGGTGAAGTCGCTGGAAGGTGGTGTGGTGTCCTTCATCGAATAA
- the rep gene encoding DNA helicase Rep, translating into MSRLNPRQQEARDYVGGPLLVLAGAGSGKTSVITRKIAHLIQNCGIRAQYIVAMTFTNKAAREMKERVATLLRPGEGRGLTVCTFHNLGLNIIRKEHERLGYKPGFSIFDESDIKALLSDIMQKEYSGDDGIDEIKNMIGAWKNDLILPPEALEKARNPREQTAAIVYTHYQRTLKAFNAVDFDDLILLPVKLFQEHPDVLERWQNRVRYLLVDEYQDTNASQYLLVKMLIGMRNQFTVVGDDDQSIYAWRGARPENLMLLKEDYPSLKVVMLEQNYRSTSRILRCANVLIANNPHAFEKQLWSEMGVGDEIRVIRCKNEEAEAERVAMEILTLHLRTNRPYSDFAILYRGNYQAKLIELKLQHHQVPYRLSGGNSFFGRQEVKDLMAYLRLLVNPDDDNAYLRVINVPRREIGSTTLEKLGNYATERGISMYAASEELGLGEHLDARYTERLQRFKHWLDGVRHKVALEDPIAALHEMIRDIDYENWIRQQTASDKAAEFRISNVWFLVEALKNTLEKDEEGDMTIEDAIGKLVLRDMLERQQEEEENAEGVQMMTLHASKGLEFPYVFIMGMEEEILPHRSSIEADTIEEERRLAYVGITRARQTLAFTFAAKRKQYGEIIDCTPSRFLDELPPEDLAWEGLDDAPVEVKAARGNNALADIRAMLKR; encoded by the coding sequence ATGTCCCGACTCAATCCCCGGCAGCAGGAAGCCCGTGACTATGTCGGCGGCCCTCTTTTGGTGCTCGCCGGTGCAGGTTCGGGCAAGACCAGCGTGATCACGCGCAAGATTGCCCACCTCATCCAGAACTGCGGCATCCGTGCCCAGTACATCGTGGCGATGACCTTCACCAACAAGGCCGCCCGCGAGATGAAGGAGCGGGTCGCCACCCTGCTGCGTCCGGGCGAAGGTCGTGGCCTGACGGTGTGCACCTTCCACAACCTTGGCCTGAACATCATCCGCAAGGAGCACGAGCGCCTGGGTTACAAGCCAGGCTTCTCGATCTTCGACGAGTCCGACATCAAGGCGTTGCTGTCGGACATCATGCAGAAGGAATACTCCGGCGACGACGGCATCGACGAGATCAAGAACATGATCGGTGCCTGGAAGAACGACCTGATCCTGCCGCCGGAGGCGCTGGAAAAGGCGCGCAACCCGCGCGAGCAGACCGCCGCCATCGTCTACACCCACTACCAGCGCACGCTCAAGGCGTTCAACGCGGTGGACTTCGACGACCTGATCCTGCTGCCGGTCAAGCTGTTCCAGGAGCACCCCGACGTGCTGGAGCGCTGGCAGAACCGCGTGCGCTACCTGCTGGTGGATGAATACCAGGACACCAACGCCAGCCAGTACCTGCTGGTGAAGATGCTGATCGGCATGCGCAACCAGTTCACCGTGGTCGGCGACGACGATCAGTCGATCTATGCCTGGCGCGGCGCCCGGCCGGAAAACCTCATGCTGCTCAAGGAGGACTACCCCTCCCTGAAGGTGGTTATGCTGGAGCAGAACTACCGTTCCACCAGCCGCATCCTGCGCTGTGCCAACGTGCTGATCGCCAACAACCCGCACGCGTTCGAGAAGCAGCTGTGGAGCGAGATGGGGGTAGGTGACGAGATCCGCGTGATCCGCTGCAAGAACGAGGAAGCCGAGGCCGAACGCGTGGCCATGGAAATCCTCACCCTGCACCTGCGCACCAATCGCCCCTACAGCGACTTTGCCATCCTTTACCGGGGCAACTACCAGGCCAAGCTGATCGAACTGAAGCTGCAGCATCACCAGGTGCCGTATCGCCTGTCGGGCGGCAACAGCTTCTTCGGCCGCCAGGAAGTCAAGGACCTGATGGCCTACCTGCGCCTGCTGGTGAACCCGGACGATGACAACGCCTACCTGCGAGTGATCAACGTACCACGCCGGGAAATCGGCTCCACCACCCTTGAAAAGCTCGGCAACTACGCCACCGAACGCGGCATATCGATGTATGCCGCCAGCGAGGAGCTGGGCTTGGGCGAGCACCTGGACGCCCGCTACACCGAACGCTTGCAGCGCTTCAAGCACTGGCTGGACGGGGTGCGCCACAAGGTCGCCCTGGAAGACCCGATTGCCGCACTGCACGAGATGATCCGCGACATCGACTACGAGAACTGGATCCGCCAGCAGACCGCCAGCGACAAGGCTGCCGAGTTCCGCATCAGCAACGTCTGGTTCCTGGTCGAAGCGCTGAAGAATACCCTCGAGAAGGACGAAGAGGGTGACATGACCATCGAGGATGCCATCGGCAAGCTGGTGCTGCGCGACATGCTTGAGCGCCAGCAGGAAGAGGAAGAGAACGCCGAGGGCGTGCAGATGATGACCCTGCATGCTTCCAAGGGCCTGGAGTTCCCCTACGTGTTCATCATGGGCATGGAAGAGGAAATCCTCCCGCACCGCTCCAGCATCGAGGCCGACACCATCGAAGAGGAACGCCGCCTGGCCTACGTGGGCATCACCCGCGCGCGCCAGACCCTGGCCTTCACCTTCGCCGCCAAGCGCAAGCAGTACGGCGAAATCATCGACTGCACGCCCAGCCGGTTCCTCGATGAACTGCCGCCGGAAGACCTGGCCTGGGAGGGCCTGGACGACGCGCCGGTCGAGGTCAAGGCGGCACGCGGCAACAACGCCCTGGCCGATATCCGGGCGATGCTCAAACGCTGA
- a CDS encoding NorM family multidrug efflux MATE transporter: MHVAPTTELKALLRLAGPLIASQLAHMLMVLTDTLMMARISPQALAGGGLGAASYSFVSIFCLGVIAAVGTLVAIRKGANDIEGATRLAQNGLWLAWGLALCAGLVLWNLEPVLLLFGQKPENVASAAEFLTLLPLALPGYLTFMALRGFTSALGRSTPVMIISLVGTVLNYLLNVALIEGMFGLPKLGLMGIGLVTAVVSMGMAIALALYIRWHPAYAAYPLRKGLSRPSLPALRELWRLGLPIGGTYMVEVGLFAFAALCMGVLGSTELAAHQIALQIVSTAFMVPTGLSYAVTMRVGLYFGAGNLLAARSAGRVGISFGAMIMFAFAALFWLLPDTLVGLFIDRNDPAFAAIFQLAVQLLAVAAWFELFDGMQTIAMGSIRGLKDAKTTFLIGLVCYWLVGAPSAWLFTFTLGGGAVGVWWGLALGLACAAVALTFGFEWRMKRLLGKAGIGGAATASA; this comes from the coding sequence ATGCATGTCGCGCCCACTACAGAACTGAAGGCTTTGCTGCGCCTGGCCGGGCCACTGATCGCCTCGCAACTGGCGCACATGCTGATGGTGCTGACCGACACCCTGATGATGGCCCGCATCAGCCCGCAGGCTTTGGCCGGCGGCGGCCTGGGCGCGGCGAGCTATTCGTTCGTGTCGATCTTCTGCCTGGGCGTGATCGCTGCGGTCGGCACATTGGTGGCGATCCGCAAGGGTGCCAACGACATCGAGGGCGCCACCCGCCTGGCGCAGAACGGCCTGTGGCTGGCCTGGGGCCTGGCGCTGTGCGCCGGGCTGGTGCTGTGGAACCTCGAGCCGGTGCTGTTGCTGTTCGGGCAAAAACCGGAAAACGTGGCTTCGGCCGCCGAATTCCTCACCCTGCTGCCCCTCGCCCTGCCCGGCTACCTGACCTTCATGGCCTTGCGCGGCTTCACCAGCGCCTTGGGCCGCTCGACCCCGGTGATGATCATCAGCCTGGTGGGCACGGTGCTCAACTACCTGCTCAACGTGGCGCTGATCGAAGGCATGTTCGGCCTGCCGAAGCTGGGCCTGATGGGCATCGGCCTGGTCACCGCAGTAGTGTCTATGGGCATGGCCATCGCCCTGGCGCTGTATATTCGCTGGCACCCGGCCTATGCCGCCTACCCGCTACGCAAGGGCCTGTCGCGCCCGTCGCTGCCGGCCCTGCGCGAACTGTGGCGGCTGGGCCTGCCGATTGGTGGTACCTACATGGTGGAAGTCGGTCTGTTCGCCTTCGCCGCGCTGTGCATGGGTGTGCTGGGCAGTACCGAGCTGGCGGCGCACCAGATCGCCCTGCAGATCGTTTCCACCGCGTTCATGGTGCCGACCGGCTTGTCGTACGCGGTGACCATGCGGGTGGGGCTGTACTTCGGCGCCGGCAACCTGCTGGCAGCGCGCAGCGCCGGGCGGGTGGGCATCAGCTTCGGGGCGATGATCATGTTTGCCTTCGCCGCGTTGTTCTGGCTCCTGCCCGATACGCTGGTGGGACTGTTCATCGACCGCAACGACCCGGCCTTCGCGGCGATCTTCCAGCTGGCAGTGCAGCTGCTGGCGGTGGCGGCATGGTTCGAGCTGTTCGACGGCATGCAGACCATTGCCATGGGTTCGATCCGCGGGCTGAAGGACGCCAAGACCACTTTCCTGATCGGGCTGGTGTGCTATTGGCTAGTGGGGGCACCGAGCGCCTGGCTGTTCACCTTTACCCTGGGCGGTGGCGCGGTCGGGGTGTGGTGGGGGCTGGCGTTGGGGCTGGCGTGTGCGGCGGTGGCCCTGACCTTTGGCTTTGAGTGGCGGATGAAGCGGCTTTTGGGTAAGGCCGGGATTGGTGGTGCGGCGACGGCTTCGGCCTGA
- a CDS encoding methyl-accepting chemotaxis protein, with protein sequence MSQPRARIASQLGVALAIVLALVISGSTLFALRSLDDANLATRQAHLASEARLLADQLATFHGSLKDNTQRLSGLFERRFASGLSLHAGETVQVAGQATPALYLGNQLLNNDFQLVDDFQQMTAGIATLFVRSGDDFVRISTNLKKQDGSRAIGTLLDRQHPAYARLLAGQMYVGRALLFERNYMTRYVPVSDASGRVIAVLFVGFDYTDAQNAQFANLARFRIGQTGSLALRDEKGAWLVPPANADQQLYSATAPFAEGPWTVVASMPMAEIRQVTWSVGLRLAIGSLLAMLLAVAATLWLLRRKLRPLDDLVRQAEALGAGDLGARLSVTSDDEIGQLARSFNKMGEALATMVEHIRGASEQVSTRARSLAGLSAGACEGMDQQSGEITSMAGAVEEFSATSMNIADNMAGTERMARDNAQQTRIGRNAMDEASRSLTQIAEALGGTATVMDSLGARSQEIGGIISVITAIAEQTNLLALNAAIEAARAGEQGRGFAVVADEVRGLAARTRQATDEISSMITSIQQQTGHAITTLEQGNQLMQEGLERNDKVAQALARIDEQSRAAGEQFAVISTATQEQSSTATLLSRNLQSIAQANGEQREVANELAFTARELEGLAAQLRQEVDRFR encoded by the coding sequence ATGTCTCAACCGCGTGCCCGAATCGCCTCGCAACTGGGGGTTGCCCTCGCCATCGTGCTGGCGCTGGTGATTTCCGGCAGTACCCTGTTCGCCTTGCGCTCGCTGGACGATGCCAACCTCGCCACCCGCCAGGCCCACCTGGCCAGCGAGGCGCGTTTGCTGGCCGACCAGCTCGCTACCTTCCACGGCTCGCTCAAGGACAACACCCAGCGCCTCAGCGGCCTGTTCGAGCGGCGCTTCGCCTCGGGCCTGTCCTTGCATGCGGGCGAGACCGTGCAGGTCGCCGGCCAGGCCACGCCTGCCCTGTACCTGGGCAACCAGCTGCTGAACAACGATTTCCAGCTGGTCGACGATTTCCAGCAGATGACCGCCGGCATTGCCACGCTGTTCGTGCGCAGCGGTGACGATTTCGTGCGCATCAGCACCAACCTGAAGAAGCAGGACGGCAGCCGTGCCATCGGTACCCTGCTCGATCGCCAGCACCCGGCCTATGCGCGACTGCTGGCCGGGCAGATGTATGTGGGCCGCGCCTTGCTGTTCGAGCGCAACTACATGACCCGCTATGTGCCGGTGAGCGATGCCAGCGGCCGGGTGATCGCCGTGCTGTTCGTCGGCTTCGACTACACCGACGCGCAAAATGCCCAGTTCGCCAACCTGGCGCGTTTCCGCATCGGCCAGACCGGTTCGTTGGCCTTGCGTGACGAGAAGGGTGCCTGGCTGGTACCACCGGCCAATGCCGACCAGCAGCTGTACAGCGCCACCGCGCCCTTCGCCGAAGGGCCCTGGACCGTGGTCGCCAGCATGCCGATGGCAGAAATTCGCCAAGTGACCTGGAGCGTCGGCCTGCGCCTGGCCATCGGCAGCCTGCTGGCGATGTTGCTGGCCGTCGCCGCCACGCTGTGGCTGTTGCGCCGCAAGCTGCGCCCGCTGGACGACCTGGTGCGCCAGGCAGAAGCGCTTGGGGCGGGAGACCTGGGGGCGCGCCTGAGCGTGACCAGCGATGACGAGATCGGCCAGCTGGCGCGAAGCTTCAACAAGATGGGTGAAGCACTGGCGACCATGGTCGAGCACATCCGCGGCGCCTCCGAGCAGGTCAGTACCCGTGCACGTTCGCTGGCTGGCCTGTCGGCCGGCGCGTGCGAAGGCATGGACCAGCAGTCCGGCGAAATCACCAGCATGGCTGGCGCGGTGGAAGAGTTCAGCGCCACCTCGATGAACATCGCCGACAACATGGCCGGCACCGAGCGCATGGCCCGTGACAACGCCCAGCAGACTCGCATCGGTCGCAATGCCATGGACGAGGCGTCGCGCTCGTTGACACAGATTGCCGAGGCGCTTGGCGGTACCGCTACGGTGATGGACAGCCTGGGCGCCCGCTCGCAGGAAATTGGCGGCATCATCAGCGTGATCACCGCGATCGCCGAGCAGACCAACCTGCTGGCGTTGAACGCTGCCATCGAGGCAGCCCGTGCCGGCGAGCAGGGGCGTGGCTTTGCCGTGGTGGCCGATGAGGTGCGAGGGCTGGCTGCGCGCACCCGTCAGGCCACGGACGAGATTTCCAGCATGATCACCAGCATCCAGCAGCAGACCGGGCACGCCATCACCACGCTGGAGCAAGGCAACCAGCTGATGCAGGAAGGCCTGGAGCGCAACGACAAGGTGGCCCAGGCGTTGGCGCGTATCGACGAGCAGAGCCGTGCGGCCGGTGAGCAATTTGCCGTGATCAGTACTGCGACCCAGGAGCAGAGCAGCACCGCGACGCTGCTCAGCCGTAACTTGCAGAGCATTGCCCAGGCCAACGGCGAGCAGCGCGAGGTGGCCAATGAACTGGCCTTCACCGCGCGTGAACTGGAAGGGTTGGCGGCACAGTTGCGCCAGGAAGTGGACCGCTTCCGCTGA
- a CDS encoding bifunctional diguanylate cyclase/phosphodiesterase, translating into MSTPVEPLRLLLLADEPEWTVLLRDCVHALDGAAVLLTAPNWEAVDSLFRHDRQAVVLATPALQPAPARCDLPTILLLEHEPELPPSAVSDWLVREQLNADTLRRSLRHVRERGVLVATLQRLAEQDPLTGIANRQGFQALLTARLAENEGRGVALGHLDLDNFRHVNDALGHQSGDRLILQVVARLKQQLEAGDQLARLGSDEFALLIDTRRDANRAEWMAERIVEALAEPYWIDGESLLLGCSLGLAHARVQGGADPLMWHAHIAMRQAKGSQGCTFHVFNERINRNARSLADLESELRRALRRDELELHYQPRLNLADGRIVGLEALVRWRHAERGLLPPSEFVPLAEQSGLIVPLGYWVISRALRDMQALCEGGLEPLHMAVNLSFRQFQDSQLLATLSRLIIEHGVDARWLEFELTETAVMRRNELVRQTMDALGRLGVRFSLDDFGTGFSSFVHLNSLPITLLKVDRSFVAEMEMREENRKLVHAMINLAHNLNLEVVAEGVESEEQLALLRGFGCDQVQGFLVSKPLPVGELMEFLLQATGCQLGAAL; encoded by the coding sequence TTGTCCACGCCTGTCGAACCTCTGCGTTTGCTGCTGTTGGCTGATGAGCCGGAATGGACCGTATTGCTGCGCGACTGCGTGCATGCATTGGACGGTGCTGCAGTGCTGCTGACTGCGCCCAACTGGGAGGCGGTAGACAGCCTGTTCCGTCATGACCGCCAGGCTGTCGTACTGGCGACCCCGGCGCTACAGCCTGCACCCGCGCGCTGCGACCTGCCGACCATCCTGTTGCTCGAGCACGAGCCCGAGCTGCCACCGAGTGCGGTCAGCGATTGGCTGGTACGCGAGCAGCTGAATGCCGATACCTTGCGCCGCTCGCTGCGCCATGTGCGTGAGCGCGGCGTGCTGGTGGCCACCCTGCAACGGCTGGCCGAACAGGACCCGTTGACCGGTATCGCCAACCGCCAGGGTTTCCAGGCCTTGCTCACCGCGCGCCTGGCCGAGAACGAAGGCCGTGGCGTTGCCCTTGGCCACCTGGACCTGGACAACTTCCGCCACGTCAATGATGCGCTTGGCCATCAGAGCGGCGACCGCCTGATCCTGCAAGTGGTGGCACGCCTGAAGCAGCAGCTGGAGGCGGGTGACCAGCTGGCGCGCCTGGGCAGTGACGAATTTGCCCTGCTGATCGACACCCGCCGTGACGCCAACCGCGCCGAGTGGATGGCCGAGCGCATTGTCGAAGCGTTGGCCGAGCCGTACTGGATCGACGGCGAAAGCCTGCTGCTGGGTTGCAGCCTGGGCCTGGCCCATGCGCGCGTCCAGGGCGGGGCCGACCCGCTGATGTGGCACGCGCACATTGCCATGCGCCAGGCCAAGGGTAGCCAGGGCTGTACCTTCCACGTGTTCAACGAGCGTATCAACCGTAATGCCCGCAGCCTTGCCGACCTGGAGAGCGAACTGCGTCGCGCCTTGCGTCGTGACGAGCTGGAGCTGCATTACCAGCCGCGACTGAACCTGGCCGACGGGCGCATCGTCGGCCTGGAGGCGCTGGTGCGCTGGCGCCATGCCGAACGTGGCCTGTTGCCGCCCAGCGAGTTCGTGCCGCTGGCCGAGCAGAGTGGCCTGATCGTACCGTTGGGCTACTGGGTGATTTCCCGTGCCCTGCGTGACATGCAGGCACTGTGCGAGGGCGGGCTGGAGCCGTTGCACATGGCGGTCAACCTGAGTTTCCGCCAGTTCCAGGACAGCCAGTTGCTGGCGACCTTGAGCCGCCTGATAATCGAGCATGGTGTCGATGCCCGCTGGCTGGAGTTCGAGCTGACCGAAACCGCGGTGATGCGCCGCAACGAGCTGGTGCGCCAGACCATGGATGCCTTGGGGCGCCTGGGCGTGCGTTTCTCGCTGGATGACTTCGGCACCGGGTTCTCTTCGTTCGTGCACCTCAACAGCCTGCCGATCACCTTGCTCAAGGTGGACCGCAGTTTTGTGGCAGAGATGGAAATGCGTGAGGAGAACCGCAAGCTGGTGCACGCCATGATCAACCTGGCGCACAACCTCAACCTCGAAGTGGTGGCCGAGGGGGTGGAGAGTGAAGAGCAGCTGGCCTTGTTGCGCGGGTTCGGTTGTGACCAGGTGCAGGGCTTCCTGGTCAGCAAGCCTTTGCCGGTGGGCGAGTTGATGGAGTTCTTGCTGCAGGCGACCGGCTGCCAGTTGGGCGCAGCCCTTTAG
- a CDS encoding IS3 family transposase (programmed frameshift), giving the protein MSKHTRQFKLSAIQAFLQRGLGYRFIAAKFQMDPSLLRRWVQAYRIHGETSLSRQARTFSPEFKLSVLERKWRDKLSLRQTAAVFNLTHSSQIGIWEAQYYSGGIKALVAGTKGPRNVMIKPSVPPASTSPKADEELSHAELLARLRHAEMEIAYLKKKRTARGEGETEEGREEKVLIISALRTRFPLDGLLKLAGLARSTYYYQRKLMAAGDKLAPLKDRIREIQERHKGRYGYRRMTATLRSVGHVVNSKVVRRLMAELDLKCTVRVKKYKSYRGQPGRIAPNTMERKFTAEEPNTRWVTDVTEFKVASEKLYLSPVLDLFNGEIVAHQIDTSPHYPLVGQMLEKALSRLPEGARPMLHSDQGWQYQYYRYRNRLEEKGLEQSMSRKGNCLDNARMESFFGTLKTEMYHGQRFASIEDLSAAIDEYIDYYNHDRIKMGLAGLSPVAYRNQAAAA; this is encoded by the exons ATGAGCAAGCACACCAGACAGTTCAAGCTTTCCGCCATCCAGGCTTTTCTGCAACGAGGCCTTGGCTACCGTTTCATTGCTGCGAAGTTCCAGATGGACCCCTCCTTGCTGCGCCGCTGGGTACAGGCCTACCGCATCCATGGCGAGACCAGCCTGTCCAGACAAGCGCGGACCTTCAGCCCTGAGTTCAAGCTCTCGGTGCTCGAGCGAAAGTGGCGCGACAAATTGTCGTTGCGCCAAACAGCGGCCGTTTTCAACCTGACGCATTCCAGCCAGATAGGCATATGGGAAGCGCAGTACTACAGTGGCGGCATCAAAGCCCTGGTAGCAGGAACCAAAGGACCGCGTAACGTCATGATCAAACCATCCGTCCCACCCGCCAGCACGTCGCCGAAGGCCGATGAAGAACTCTCGCACGCCGAACTGCTAGCCAGGCTGCGCCACGCCGAGATGGAGATCGCCTACCTAAAAAAG AAAAGAACTGCGCGAGGAGAAGGCGAGACAGAAGAAGGCCGGGAAGAAAAAGTCCTGATCATCTCGGCCCTGCGCACCCGCTTCCCGCTCGACGGTCTGCTTAAGCTGGCCGGACTGGCGCGCAGTACGTATTACTACCAGCGCAAGTTGATGGCCGCCGGTGACAAGCTGGCTCCGCTCAAGGACCGTATCCGTGAGATCCAGGAGCGGCATAAAGGTCGCTACGGCTATCGGCGCATGACAGCGACACTGCGCAGCGTCGGCCATGTAGTGAACAGCAAGGTCGTGCGGCGACTGATGGCCGAGCTCGACCTCAAATGCACGGTTCGCGTGAAGAAGTACAAGTCCTATCGTGGCCAGCCCGGACGCATTGCCCCCAACACGATGGAGCGCAAGTTCACGGCAGAAGAGCCAAACACGAGGTGGGTAACGGACGTGACCGAGTTCAAGGTGGCGAGTGAAAAGCTGTATCTCTCTCCGGTGCTGGACCTATTCAATGGCGAGATCGTGGCACATCAGATCGACACTTCGCCGCACTATCCATTGGTTGGTCAGATGCTCGAAAAGGCGCTGTCACGGCTGCCGGAAGGTGCCAGGCCTATGCTGCACTCCGACCAGGGCTGGCAATATCAGTACTACCGCTACCGAAATCGACTTGAGGAGAAGGGGCTGGAGCAGAGCATGTCACGCAAGGGCAACTGCCTGGACAATGCGCGAATGGAGAGTTTCTTCGGCACACTGAAGACCGAGATGTATCATGGTCAGCGCTTCGCCAGCATCGAAGATCTGAGCGCTGCAATTGATGAATACATCGATTACTACAACCATGATCGAATCAAGATGGGGCTGGCCGGCCTGAGTCCCGTGGCATACAGGAATCAGGCGGCAGCAGCCTAA